The nucleotide window TTGTCGTCGCCGCCCATGCCGAGCGCGGCCATGAGTTCCTCTTTCCAGCCCTTCTTCTGGAGCTTCGGGTCGGCGGAGACGCCGTCCGCGATCTCGGGGACGCCCTCGCGGCCGGTCGGCTTCACCGCCTCGCCGCCGACGGGCCCGGACGGGATCTCCGCGGCGTCCGGGCGCTTCCCGGCGCCCGTCCCGATGCCGCTCCCGGGCTCGACGAGCATGCTGCGCTCGGCCGGTCCCTTGAGGTCGGGAGAGGTCGCGGAAGTCCGCCAGTTGAAGGCGACCTGCTCGGAGCTCGAATCGCCCGCCGGGCGCTGCAGCGCCCAGACGAGCGCGAGCGCCGCGACGAGTCCGACGCCGGCCCCGACCATCAGGCCCGGCGACTCCAGAATCCGGCGCAAACCCCTGTTCTCGTACACCATGGACGCCTCCCGGGACCCTTATCCCGTCTTTGCCTACAAATGTTAGATACGAAACGCGGGTTTGTCCAGGGTTCGGCGGAGGGAGGTCACTTCCCGGGGGCTTGCCGGCCGGCCGGCTGCTTGGGCTGCGGGGAGATGCGGAGGTGGTAGTGGTTGTCGTGACCCGGCTCGTTGACGTTGAGGATCCGGGACGCCCAGGAGGCCGTCTCCCCGTCGCCCTGGCGGCGGGCCTCGGCGAGCAGCATGGACTTCACGCGCGGGCTCACGAAGAGCATGGTCGGCTCGAAGTAGGGGTTGCGGCAAAGGCCCTGCAGGACGCGGAAGTTCCAGGCGGTGTCGTGCCGGCCGTTGGCGTAGTAGAAGTAGATGTCGACGTCGAGTCCGTTCTGGTGGGACTTGTGTCTGTCGATCTGCCCGCCCTTGCGGTTGGAGATGTCCCCCACCTTCATCGGGGGTCCGCCGGCGGCCTTGATCTGCCCTCCGACGTACATGAGTCCGAGCACCATGTGCTTGCTGCCGAAGGTCTGCGAGGGGTTGCGGACCGCGTAGGTGTCGATGTTCGGCATCTGGATGCCGTTGCCGAGCCGCCCGCTGTTGACGCTGCCCATCGTCACGGTGTCGGGGGCCCCCCAGACGGACATGAAGGCGTTCTTGAAGCGCTCCCCGAGCCGCGCGAAGAGGGACATCATCTCCTTCGCGAGGTCCGTCACGGTCTGGCGGATGCCGTTCCAGGCCTCGCCGGCCCAGCCCTTCACCGAACCCGTCCAGTCGTTCCACCAGGAGGCCCCGCCGGTCGCCTGCGTGACGGGAGCGGCGACCTGCACGGGCTGAGGGATCTCCGGGATGACGAGGCCCTTCTCGGGGACCGGAACGGCCGGAGGAGGAGGCTGCTCGGCGCTCTGGGCCCCCGGGGGCTTGCCCGCGTCCTTCGTCGCCGCGGCCGCCGCCGAGCCCATGCCGGAGAGACTCGTCTCCGCGCCGCCGCCGGAGCCGGCCTTCGCCCCGTCGAACATCTTCCGGCCGGAGTCGGCCGCATCGTTCGCGGCGCCCGGAGACGGCTTCTCGGGGGGCTTGGACGCGGCGGGCTCGGCCGCCTTGTCCTTGGACGCGTCGGCGGCGGGGATGGGAGCGGACGCAGGGACCGACGCGGTCGGAGACGAGGAGGCCGTCTCCGCCTGCGGCTGGGAGATGGCGAAGTTCGCGGTGGGAAGAGGGGTCTCGATCGCGGAGTAGGCGTGCGCGTACCGCGCGCCGAGCGCGCAGGAGAACGCCGCCGCCAGAAGGACCCTGCCTGCAGGCATCGTCTCCGCCTCCTACCGCAAAGAGTATACCCTGCGCCCCTTTTGCGCGCCACCCTTAGGACCTATGCTCCGCTTCCCCAAAGGACCTATAAAGGAGAGAGCCCCCGCCTCTCGCGAGGCGGGGGCCCCTTCCGGAGCTCTCAGTTGAACTCGGCGCCCTTGTGCAGGGCCTTCTTGTTGAGCTCGAGCACTTCCGGCTTGGCGCGCTTGAAGACCTTGGGCAGCGCCTTGACGATGGCGTCGATGGAGAGCGCCCCGGTCTGCTTGGCGAAGGTGCCGAGCGCGACCATGTTGGCGATCTTCGCCGTGCCCAGCTCCTGCGCCACCTTGTTGCAGGGCACCAGGATGACCTTGATGTCCTTGCGCTTGGGGCGCGATTCCACCAGCGAGCTGTTGATGATGAGCAGGCCGCCCGGCTTGACCAGCGGCTCGAACTTGGCCAGCGAGGGTTCGTTCATGACGATGACCGTGTCGGGCACGGCCACCATGGGGGTCGTCACGTCGTCGGAGGAGATGACCACCGAGCAGTTCGCCGTGCCGCCGCGCATCTCCGCCCCGTAGGAGGGGAAGAAGGTGACGTGCTTGCCGTCGAGCATGCCGGAGTAGGCCAGCAGGATGCCCGAGGAGATGATGCCCTGACCGCCGAATCCCGAGATGCGGATCCCCTGATACATCATTTCCCCCCCGCGGCCGGCGCTTCGGCGTCCTTGAAGACCCCGAGCGGATAGACCGGCATCATCTTCTCGCCCACGAACTTCGCGCAGTCGCGCGCGTTGATGCCGAGGTTGGTCGGGCACATCGAGAGCACCTCGACCATCGCGAAGCCCTTGCCGTCGACCTGGTACTGGAAGGCCTTCTTGAGGGCCTTCTTCGTCTTGATGACGTGGGCCGCGGTGTGCACCGAGGTCCGCTCCAGGTAGCGCGCCCCCTCGAGCTGCGAGAGGAGCTCGCAGACCTTGATGGGGTAGCCGTTGACCTTGACGTCGCGCCCCTTCGGCGAGGTCGTCGAGGGCATGCCGATGAGCGTCGTCGGCGCCATCTGCCCGCCCGTCATGCCGTAGATGGCGTTGTTGATGAAGACGATGGTGATGTTCTCCGAGCGCGCGGCCGAGTGGATGGTCTCGGCCATGCCGATGGAGGCCAGGTCGCCGTCGCCCTGATAGGAGAAGACGATGCACTCGGGCTTCGAGCGCTTGATGCCCGTGGCGATGGCCGGACCGCGGCCGTGCGCGCCCTGGATCATGTCGCAGTCGAAGTAGTGGTCCGCGAAGACCGAGCAGCCGACGGGCGCGACGCCCACGGTGCGCTTCGCGATGCCGAGCTCGTCGAGGCACTCGGCCACCAGGCGGTGGACGATGCCGTGCCCGCAGCCCGGGCAGTAGTGCATCTTGACGTCGAGAAGGCTCTTCGGACGCCGGGTTACCTGCTGCATGCGACCTCCTTCGGGCCCGCCTTGAGGGCCTTGCGGACGCTTTCGACGATCTCCTCGCCGGTGGGGATGACGCCGCCGGGGCGGGAGTGCAGATGGACCGGGATGCGGCAGTCGATCGAGAGCTTCACGTCGTCGACCATCTGCCCGAGGCTCAGCTCCACGACGAGCAGGGACTTCGCGCGTAGGGCCACCTCGATGAGCTGCTTCTTGGGGAAGGGCCACAGGGTGATGGGCCGGAAGAGGCCGACCTTGAGCCCCTGCTCGCGGGCGAGCTTGAGCGCCGCCAGCGACGCGCGCGCGCCGATGCCGTAGGCCACCAGCACGACCTCGGCGTCCTCGCACATCTTCAGCTCGCAGAGCGACTCCTTCTCCTCGATCTGCTTGTAGCGCTTCACGCGCTCGAGGACCATCTTCTCGAGCTCGCCGTCGCGCAGGTCGTAGGAGCCGACCATGCGGCGCGCGCGGCCCGGGTTGGCGCCGATGGCCCACTCGGGGACCGGGAGTTTCGCGGCGTCGACGGGCTCGCCCTGGAACTCGACGGGCTCCATCATCTGCCCGAGCACGCCGTCGGTCAGGATCATCGAGGGGATGCGGTACTTCTCGCCGACCTCGAAGCACTTGCGGGGGAAGTTGCCCATCTCGGAGGCGGTGTAGGGCGCCATGACGAAGGTGCGGTAGTCGCCGTGGCCGCCGCCGCGCACCGACTGGTGGTAGTCGCCCTGCGCGCCGGCGATGTTGCCCAGGCCCGGCCCGCCGCGCATGACGTTCGCGAAGAAGATCGGCAGGTCGGCGCCCGCGCAGTAGGAGATGCCCTCCTGCTTGAGGCTGATGCCCGGGCTCGAGGAGGAGGTCATGGAGCGGACCCCCGTCGCGGCCGCGCCGAAGAGCATGTTGATGGCGGCGACCTCGGACTCGGCCTGGATGAACGCGCCGCCCGCCTCGGGCATGCGCCAGGACATGTATTCGGGAACCTCGTTCTGCGGGGTGATCGGGTAGCCCGCGAAGAAGCGGCAGCCGGCGCGGATCGCGCCCTCGGCGAGCGCGTCGTTGCCTTTCATCAGGAGTTTATCGCTCATTTGTAGACCTCGATGGCGACGTCGGGACATATCTGGGCGCAGAGCGCGCAGCCGGTGCACGCTTCGGGCTTGCAGAACTTGGCGGGGTAGTACCCCGTGACGCTGAAGCTCTCGGACATGATGATGCACTGCTTGGGGCAGGCCGTGACGCAGAGCTCGCACCCCTTGCAGCGCAGTTCGTCGACCTTGATCTCGGGCATGAATGTCTCCTGTAGACCGTCGACCCGCATGCCGTGCTCCTTCCGGGTCGCACTCGTCGGTGGGGCCGCGCCGCGCGCGGACCTATCTCCGACGAGTGCGCGGGGGAGCGGTACGAACGCCTCCAGCGGACTCGGCGAGGACGGTATGAAAATTCTACAACTTTAAGAAGGGAAGCAATCCCCGCGCCTGCGTTCGGGCGCGGGCCGAGGTCCTATCTGGGCGTCGGGCCCTTTCCGCTCGGTTTGGGCGGGACGGCGTCGGAGAGGCCGCGGGCCTCGCGCAGCGCACGGACCCGCTCATCGATCTCCGCCGGGCTCGGCCGAGCCGGCGGCGGGGTCATCATCCAGCCGAAGAGGTCGCGAAGAAGAGTGGCCGCACAGCCCGAGCGCCGGACGGCGAGCCGCTCCACGACCGCGTCGGGATAGAGCGCGGGGTCGAGGACGCAGGTCGTCGCCTCGGAGCCCGAGCTTCCCGCGGTCCACTCGTCCGCCGACGCGCCCGCGCAGAGCAAGGAGGCCTGCAGGCCCAGCGTGCTCTCCGCCGGCCAGCCGGAGTAGCACGGCGCCCAGCCGCCCGTGCGCACGCGGATCTGCCGCTCCTTCTCAAGCTCCTCTTCCTGTCCCTGGTGGATCCGCTCCTCGCGTTCCTTCTGCGCGTCTTTGAGCCAGCGCTCGAGCTTCGCGCGCCGCTCGTCCTCGAGGCGGCGCCACTCCTTCGCCATGGACATGGAGTTGTCCGCGACCCGCAGCGCGCGGGCCTGCCCGACGAACACGAAGGCGCGCTCCTCCCGCGTCTGCGCGCGAGCCGGCGCACTTGAGAAGGATGCCAGCACGACGATAACGAAGAAAGCGTTCATCATCTGATGACTCCAGGCATGGGTTCAGTGCAGCCGGATCGTCGGCCGGTTCCCGCCGCAGAAGCTCCCCGCGTCGCCGCAAGGCCCGAGGTCAGGCTTCCCGCCGCTCTCGATGGGGATGGAAGGAGCCTCGGGATTCTGCGAGGGGACGCCGGGCGCATTGGATTCGCGCAGCGAACGGACCCGTTCGCGAATGGACTCCGGGGTCGGCCGCTGCGAAGAAGGCATCCTCATCCACCGGTAAAGGTCCCGCATCAGGTCGGCAACACACCCCGATTCCCGCGCGACGGAACTCTCGATAACGGAGTCGGTGTATCGCCCGGGATCGAGGATGCACGACACAGCTCTGGAGCCTGAACTCCCCAACTGGCTTTCATCGATCACCGAGCCGTGACATAGCGCCTGCGCCAGCGCAGGCAGGGCCATGTCCGCAGCCCAACTGCGCGAACACTGGGAATCCCCTCCCGTTCTCACACTCGCCTGAAGTCTCTGCATCTGCTCACGGTAAAAACGTTCGTTTTCCAACTCCTTCTGCTTGGATTCTTCGAATTCGCGCTGCATCTCGGCCACCGCCGCCATCTGCTTCTCTTCCTGTTCCTTCGCAATCCTTCGCTCTTCCAAGAACTTTCGATCCTCCTCCGCGCGCTTCTCGGCCTCGCGTCGCTTGCGCGCTTCCTCGAGCTTCCGAGCGGCTAGCGCATCGGCCTTGCGCTGGATGTTCGCCAAAGCCTCCTGCTCCTGGGTTTGTCGAGCCAAGGCCGCGGCTTCCTCGTCCGCGCTGGCCTTCTCCTTGGCCTTCAAAGCGGCGTCCGCCTTCACTGGCCGGTCGGCCTCCTCTTTTAGACGCTGCCGCTCCGCCTTTTTGGCTTCCTTTTCGGCGAGCGCAGCGGCCTTTCTAATGCGGGCGTTCATCACGGCCTGCTTTGCACGCTGAATGCGTTGCTCGATGTAATACTGCCGCTCTGTCTTCTTCGCGTCCGCGACGAGGACGCGCGCCTCGGCCAACGCCTCAGCGAGGAGCTTACCCTCTTCGCTCTTGATCAGTGCCATCCGAGGAGCATCCAGTTGCTCGATGGTCTTATTGAAAAGACCACGATTGAACAGGTGGATATAGCCAAGCATCCGGTCATGGTCTCGATGGAACTGATTAATCAACAGCCCTGGGATATTTTCGCGACCGGGTGGGATGATATCGACATCATAATCGAATTTCTTTTCATCAAATGATGAGGGATCGGCACACCCGGTCCCGTTTCGCTCCTCACATCGCCTCGCCCACAAGGCATCCAATTTCTCGGGGTCGCGCGGCAAACCTCCATGAACCAGTCCCATGGTGCGATCGATGGAGTTGTTGGCCATGCGCACTTTATCTGATTGGAATCCGACAACATGGACCTCGATCCCTGTGTATTTCGCCAAGGCCCGCCATTTCGCCTTATTCTCTTCCGGGACATCCGTAATGAAAAGCTTCTGTGGGGGAGGGATATCTCCCGCGAGGATGCCGGCGTATATCGCTTCGCTCCCCCAGCTGTCAGCGAAAATCTCGTTGATTTTAGCGTCCTTCAACGGGGCGAGGATTCTTCTGCTCCGATCGGTGGGGGCCCCACGGGTACTGGAAATCGCACCTACAGAATCAAACAGAAAATCTCGAGCAGGCTGAAGGACTTCCCTAGACAACCAACTTCGATCGGATGTTTTGGGATCATTGTAGTAGGACATCTTGATCTGCTTGTCGAACATCCCCGGTTGCTTCTCATCAGTATCGTCCGTCGACCCCCATCCCGTCACTTCAACGCGCTGGAATCCATAGGGCAACTTGTTGTTCATTTGCAGTTGCTCGCGCACTTTCTGACGAAGTTCCGTCCGGGAAGCGCCCTTCCCGCGCGCTTCGATCACTTTCCAACGCACAATCTCCGGGGTATCGGCACCCACCCCGACCTTTATATCGATTTTTTTGTTGTTGACTGTAGACTCGACAGAAACAATCTGGCCCTCGTCCGCATACAGGTGGGGATAGCCGGAAAAGCCGATGAGGCAAGACGATGCAACTATAACCCGAAAGATCCGCGCGATGGAGGCGCGACTACTCATCATCCTCGGGGACATGCGCCAAGCCCAGGATCAAGCCGCAGAGTCCGCCCAAAATTGCCTGAAGCAGCATTGCAAAAGCGAAATTCGTGCTCCCAATCAGAAGTAGTCTGCCATCGAGGTAGTCGGGGATCGCCGCCCACGAAAATAGCCCCGTCAACACACAGAGTCCTGCAACCCACGAGAAGACCCGCCAGGGACGGCGTCCGCCAAGATGGAGCGAGATGCCACGGCTGACCCAGGGCATGACGAGCGAGGTGAACATCAACGCGGTCCCGTCGTTAGCCCAGCGATCCAGACGGTAACGCCAACCGATCAGGATGAACAACCACCCAATGAATGCAAGTGTGTTCACAAAGATGAGTGAGGACTTGCCGACGAGACTCAGCCGCCTCAACCAACGTCGGCGGGGCGGCATCAATGCGAATGCGCCTGCGAGAGCACAGACCAAGAGCCATATGTAGAGAATCACGGGATTCTCATACACGAGGGCATCGTCCATCAGTTTTCGTTGGAATTGCTCAAGATAGGTCGATAAGCTTCCGGAAATTCGTTCAGCTGGATTCGTGAGAAGAGGATCTTCCTTATTCTCCCCGACAGTAAGGATGAAGATATGTTCGTCACTCTGTGTATACCGCTCGAAGAGTCGGTAGGGAGTGGAAATAGAGACCCAAAAGGTCCCCTTCGGCCAAGGATAATCGACCCTCATTATCTTGTAGCCGAGTCCAGCCGCGGCGAGTTCGTGTTCTCTGGTCTCCTTCAGCTTGCTCAATGGCCTGAGTCCGCCCAAAGCGCTCTTTGGGATGACCTTGAGCTGCATCAGCCGCAGTCGTGTAAAGTTCTCAGGGATGTATTCCCCGGGTGTGGGGTTGAAAGGAGGAGAATAATAGTCCTCTAAATCAACTTTCTTTTGATGAAAGCGGACGATTTCGACAGGGCCGCGCAACTCTGCCTCTGCTGTCCAGTCCGTGTAAAGGCGCAGGGTCTCCCCGTAATGCCCAACGAAGATGTTCTCCCATTCCGTCTTATCGAGCGTGACGCTGAATTTCGCCGTTTCGGCGAAGACGCAGCGGGACGCGCTGAACAGAAGGAGAAGCGGGAGGATGAGAAGCCCAATCAGCAGCTGCTTTGCACTCTTCGTCGGCATGAATGTCCCTCGGGGACCGGAATGGCCCCGATTCTAGCGGTTTAGCTCCTACCAGCGCGCGCCGCGGAAGAGGGCGCCGCCGCTGTCGTCGGGACCGTCGCCGGAGCCGCGGCTCGGGAACTCGTCGGGGACGTTGTCGGGACCGCTGGGGGTGCGGTCGGGGTACTCGGCGGGGACTTCGTCGGGGTTCGTCGAATCCTGGGACTTCGACCCGCTCTTCGCCTTCGCCGCGAGCTGGGCGTAGGAACGGGTGTCGCGGATGAAGGTGCGGAAGAGCACGCCGCCGCCGTCGTCGGGACCGTCGCCGGAGCCGGAGCGCTCCGGGAACTCGGAGGGGACCCAGTCCGGGCCGCTCGGCGTGCGCTCGGGGTACTCGGCGGGGACTTCGTCGGGGGAGGTCTTGTCCTGGTCGTTCGACTTCACGCCGTTCCCTTTATAGACGATGGGGACGATGACGCTGCGCGCGGGCAGGACGGCGTTCTTGACGACCGCCGAGACCTTCACGGGCGCGATGCCCGGAAGCAGGATGCTCGCCAGAGGGGTCGAGAACGCGTCGCGCAGCATGGTGAGGCCGCTGACGATCGGGCTCATGCGCACGGTCGCGGAGTAGCCGGCGGCGGCGGTCGCGGCGGCGGGGACCGCGGCGACGGAACCGGCATAGGTCTGGGAGAACGCCGGCGTGCCCGGGAGGGCGGCCAGCGCGACGGAAAGGACCAGGGTCTTCATGCTCTCGTTCCTCTGAAGGGGGCGCACGCTCGGCCGCCGACCCTCCGAGGATAGACTACCCGCCGGAGACCTCGTGGAAATGAGCCCTGCGGGAAGCCCGCGCCGGCTTTTAGGTCTATTCCGCCAGGTTACGCAGCAGAGCCAGGAAGAACGCTGGAAGTTTCCAAGTCCGACTCTACGGGAGTCCGAGCTCCCGCCGGAACTCGGAGAGGTAGGCGCGCATGGTCTCGGCCCGGCGGCGGCCCTCGGCGCGGCCCGCCTCCGTCGTGAGTCGCTCCGCGGTTTTGAAGAGCTTCACGTAGAAGTGGTCGAGGGAGTAGGCGCCGTCGTCGAGAGGACGGCTCTCCGCGAAGGGCTCCCCCTCCGCGTAGAGCGGGCGGCCCATCGCCGCGCCGACGCCGAAGCAGCGCGCGATCCCGATCGCGCCGAGGCCGTCGAGGCGGTCGGCGTCCTGCACGACCCGGGCCTCCGGGGTGCGGGCCTCGATGCCCGCGCTGAAGCTGTGCGCCTCGACCGCGTGCCGGATGTCCTCGAGGAGCTCCTGGGGATACCCCGCATCCGCCAGGAAGCGGACGGCGGCCTCCCCTGAAAGACGCGAGGCCTGCGCGCGGCCAGGGTCCCCCTTGGGGACGACGACGAGGTCGTGGAGCCAGGCGGCGGGGAGCACGACCTCGAGCCGCGCGCCCTCCGCCTCGGCGAGCGCGAGCGCCGTCGCGACGACGCGGCGCACGTGCAGGAGGTCGTGGCCGCCGTCCTGCGGCTGGGCGGCGTACGCCGCGCGCAGATGCGCCTCGATGCGCGGCTCCCATTCCTCAATCGCCAGAGGCATTGTCATTTTGGGTCCTGTGGATAACGGCGTCAGACGTGAACTTTCGCAACTTATCGGTGCCAGAGGCGGAGCGAATAAATCAGCTATATCGCTCCACCTACGGAAAGAAACGATATATCTGATTTAAATAAGTTGCGAAAGTTACGGTGCCTGACGCCGTCAGGATGCGAGTATAGCGCCTTGCCGGGCCCGGCTTCAATTCCCCTGCGGGCCCCGGCGGACGTCCTCGTAGGCCTTGCGGAGGTTCGCCAGGCCCTGGCGGTAGCCCTCCGCGTCCCCGTACTCGAAGAAGTGCGCGTACCGGCTGTGGACCGCCGCCAGCTTGCGCGCGTGCTTGATGGGGCACCAGAACTGCTCCGTGCGCCCCGCGATCTCGGAAGCGTACGCCATGAGACCGTTGAAGTAGCTGCAGTACATGCAGTTGAACCGCTCGAAGAGCCGCAGATAGGCGAGGAAGCCCCGGTCGAAGGCGATGTAGTCCTCGCGCCGGACCTGGGGGATGCCGTAGACCGGGAAGCACACGGCCTGATAGACCGACACGACCGCGTCGAGGAGCACGGCCGGGAAGAAGCAGGCGTAGATGAAAGGCGCCACGGCGAGATGGTCCCAATGGACCCGGCGCAGGCGGGCGAGGACGCCCGGCAGGCCCTTGGGCGCGTCGACCGCCGCCTTCGGCGCATTCTGCTGCATCAGCTCGATGAGGAAAGAGTGCTCCCTCTTCACGATCTCGCCCGAGAGCTCCCGCTCGAGGAGCTTGAGCTCCACCAGCAGGTCCTGCAGGGACGCGGGGCCCCCGGACTCCGTCCCCGCGGGAACGGGCTGGACCTGCTCCGGGGAGGCCTTGGAGTTCTCGAAGAAGCAGCGGAGGTCGTCCTCCGCGCCCAGTCGGACGGCGGCGAGCCGCCGCAGGAGGCCCTTCCCCTTCGAGGGAACGACGGCCGCTCGCTGCGAGTCGACGAGCTCCGCCTCGCTCTTCGACGCCTGCGCCCCCGAGGCCGTGATGCGGCCGGACGCAGCGGCCGGAGCCGCCGCGGGGACGAAGGCCTTCGCCGCCGCGAGGGGAGCCTCGGGAGCCGAGAAGGAGACCGCGCGCTCGAGAGCGGCCGCGGCGGCCGCGACCTCGACGACCGGGCTCTTCGGCAGGACCAGGGAGCCGCTCGCCGTGATGCGGGACGCCGGCGCCAGGAACGGGGCGCCGCCGAGGTTCGCGGCGGCGTTGACGACCGGAAGGCCCGCGACGCCTCCCGGCACGGCGGTCGCGACGGCCTGCGTCGCGACCACGGCGGCCGAGAAGGCCGGCAGGGGGACGGAGGCCAGGGAAAGGGACAGCGCGACGGCAACGACGGAGAATCGGGAGAGGTTCTTCATGACGGGCGGATTCTAACGAAACGACGGGGCCGTCGAGGTGGAACTTTCGGGAGAAGCGTCCGGCGCCATCCGGCCTATGGATTTCTAGGCCCGCGGGCCGCCGGCGTCAGGCCTCGGGCGCTTCCCACTCCTCGGGCTCCCACGTCTCGTTGGCGTGCTGCAGCAGCTTCGGCTCGCGGGGGATGCGGCGGACGAAGGCGGCGACGGAGGGGTCCTTCCAGGCGGACTTGTAGAGCTCCCAGGCCTGCGGGAGCGTGTGCTTCCGGAGGTCCGCGCAGGCGAAAGGGAGGGCGTTGAGCAGCTTCACCTTTCCGTCGGGGACGACGAGCATCATCGCCTGCGGGCTCTCGAGGCGCACGCGGCACTCCTCGGAGATGTCCCACGGGTAGATCGAGAGCGCGAGCGGCTCCCCCTTGGAGCGGTGAAGCTCCTGGAGCGCATGCACGGCGCGGAACCAGTCGTCGGGCGTCGGCGCGAGCCGGTCGTAGGCCGCGCCGCCGCGGCCCAGGCGCATCATCGGCCCGGTGACGAAGGCGCGCGCGCCGAGGCGGACCGCCTCCTCGTAGACCGCCGGAGCGTCGGCGAGGTTGAGCCGCGTGGGGACGAAGACGATCTCGGGGCGCACGCCGCGCCGCGCGAGGCGCCGGGCGGCCGCGCGCACGCCTTCGAAGTCGCCGCCCGGCCGCACGGTCT belongs to Elusimicrobiota bacterium and includes:
- a CDS encoding penicillin-insensitive murein endopeptidase, yielding MPAGRVLLAAAFSCALGARYAHAYSAIETPLPTANFAISQPQAETASSSPTASVPASAPIPAADASKDKAAEPAASKPPEKPSPGAANDAADSGRKMFDGAKAGSGGGAETSLSGMGSAAAAATKDAGKPPGAQSAEQPPPPAVPVPEKGLVIPEIPQPVQVAAPVTQATGGASWWNDWTGSVKGWAGEAWNGIRQTVTDLAKEMMSLFARLGERFKNAFMSVWGAPDTVTMGSVNSGRLGNGIQMPNIDTYAVRNPSQTFGSKHMVLGLMYVGGQIKAAGGPPMKVGDISNRKGGQIDRHKSHQNGLDVDIYFYYANGRHDTAWNFRVLQGLCRNPYFEPTMLFVSPRVKSMLLAEARRQGDGETASWASRILNVNEPGHDNHYHLRISPQPKQPAGRQAPGK
- a CDS encoding 2-oxoacid:acceptor oxidoreductase family protein → MMYQGIRISGFGGQGIISSGILLAYSGMLDGKHVTFFPSYGAEMRGGTANCSVVISSDDVTTPMVAVPDTVIVMNEPSLAKFEPLVKPGGLLIINSSLVESRPKRKDIKVILVPCNKVAQELGTAKIANMVALGTFAKQTGALSIDAIVKALPKVFKRAKPEVLELNKKALHKGAEFN
- a CDS encoding thiamine pyrophosphate-dependent enzyme; its protein translation is MQQVTRRPKSLLDVKMHYCPGCGHGIVHRLVAECLDELGIAKRTVGVAPVGCSVFADHYFDCDMIQGAHGRGPAIATGIKRSKPECIVFSYQGDGDLASIGMAETIHSAARSENITIVFINNAIYGMTGGQMAPTTLIGMPSTTSPKGRDVKVNGYPIKVCELLSQLEGARYLERTSVHTAAHVIKTKKALKKAFQYQVDGKGFAMVEVLSMCPTNLGINARDCAKFVGEKMMPVYPLGVFKDAEAPAAGGK
- the vorB gene encoding 3-methyl-2-oxobutanoate dehydrogenase subunit VorB, which translates into the protein MSDKLLMKGNDALAEGAIRAGCRFFAGYPITPQNEVPEYMSWRMPEAGGAFIQAESEVAAINMLFGAAATGVRSMTSSSSPGISLKQEGISYCAGADLPIFFANVMRGGPGLGNIAGAQGDYHQSVRGGGHGDYRTFVMAPYTASEMGNFPRKCFEVGEKYRIPSMILTDGVLGQMMEPVEFQGEPVDAAKLPVPEWAIGANPGRARRMVGSYDLRDGELEKMVLERVKRYKQIEEKESLCELKMCEDAEVVLVAYGIGARASLAALKLAREQGLKVGLFRPITLWPFPKKQLIEVALRAKSLLVVELSLGQMVDDVKLSIDCRIPVHLHSRPGGVIPTGEEIVESVRKALKAGPKEVACSR
- a CDS encoding 4Fe-4S binding protein; this translates as MPEIKVDELRCKGCELCVTACPKQCIIMSESFSVTGYYPAKFCKPEACTGCALCAQICPDVAIEVYK
- a CDS encoding HD domain-containing protein, whose product is MPLAIEEWEPRIEAHLRAAYAAQPQDGGHDLLHVRRVVATALALAEAEGARLEVVLPAAWLHDLVVVPKGDPGRAQASRLSGEAAVRFLADAGYPQELLEDIRHAVEAHSFSAGIEARTPEARVVQDADRLDGLGAIGIARCFGVGAAMGRPLYAEGEPFAESRPLDDGAYSLDHFYVKLFKTAERLTTEAGRAEGRRRAETMRAYLSEFRRELGLP
- a CDS encoding radical SAM protein, with the translated sequence MTHRRGASVDQYGAPLFLAWQLTNRCGARCLHCCEESGPEKGWPSELTREEALRVAREAAALSIPYAAFGGGEPLGVPHCWEIFDILHAGGTRLKLETNGLPIDDAAADRLKSYGEPCVQLSLDGATAAVHETVRPGGDFEGVRAAARRLARRGVRPEIVFVPTRLNLADAPAVYEEAVRLGARAFVTGPMMRLGRGGAAYDRLAPTPDDWFRAVHALQELHRSKGEPLALSIYPWDISEECRVRLESPQAMMLVVPDGKVKLLNALPFACADLRKHTLPQAWELYKSAWKDPSVAAFVRRIPREPKLLQHANETWEPEEWEAPEA